The proteins below come from a single Apium graveolens cultivar Ventura unplaced genomic scaffold, ASM990537v1 ctg6326, whole genome shotgun sequence genomic window:
- the LOC141703196 gene encoding uncharacterized protein LOC141703196 — MTSDRSWVGHNRYNDLKYLTEEYKNGVDDFIKFACDHLDPRDGGLIRCPCNDCVNKYFKDPSAVKVDLYLNGIMEWYTRWDLHGERDMPRGDTNTSSHNIHYNDEDMYDARDMLRDFADANRHFENFVEEPNTKAKEFYEMVENASEPIYPNNPNFTTLSFVNKLLHWKHKHNCTNSGFDELIHLIGSVLPVDHKLPRNYYDVRKMIRGLHMEYEKIDACENDCMLFYKENRNKTHCDICTTSRYKEQKDPKKNKIPRKILRYFPLTQRLQRLFMNKKTAEDMRWHHNRVKVDGQLCHPADGDEWKQFDRRFPNFSKEIRNVRLGLSSDGFDPFRDSHAREYTVWPVVVVVYNLPPSMCTKAPYMFMPLLIPGPNDPTKDLHVYLQPLIDELKILWRTGAETYDRFSCTNFMMKAALMWTISDFPALGMLSGWSTKGKLACHICMGQVKANQLKHGGKPSFYGTARYFLEPDDPLRRFTKFGRTEAHSVTYRYPGSLVRSLCEDMQFPPSGKTSWRKPRDYGMTHNWTHFSPFFELPYWETLTLRHNIDVMHTEKNVFENIFFTMIGDTKKTKDNRKAREDCKELGVHRELWIQDDGTMPNAPYVLSRDQLLKLFRWIYTLQLPDGYASNISRCVNFETKSIHGMKSHDCHIFMQKLLPMICRDLLPRHVADVLIELSNFFQDLCSSTLKYGDLEKMEKDIARIMSKLDVMYTPSFFDPMEHLPLHLATECKLGGPCNFRWMYFVERYLHILKLKVRNKARVEGSIAERYIEEEGVHFCSLYFDSKIATMHNRLRRNEAPRQSHDPNLLEVYTYPTLPGLRNRDRILSDDEHRLVTYYVLINSPEVGKYLRLVQKQYPHYNDAEKDQFQKDNFLDWFERRVQDDGELKDKFIDLIRGPIYKVESYKTCKCNGYKFACANSNELTSSNSGVVVIGTSYKESHGNNYGRLQEVLKLRYRNGHEIVVFKCHWFDHTRHVKIDRNRMITVDVKSKLNAEDVFVLASQAHQVYYAPNIANPKSSWYTILTTKSRQVDESVTSREENIFNDDAFQNEESNASSSHVERVVVDDPINFFIDLTMFENNHFVDDYEEEQNARNKENQNEDMNIDDGSDNDDLT, encoded by the exons ATGACATCTGATCGTAGTTGGGTTGGTCATAATCGGTACAACGATTTGAAGTATTTAACAGAAGAGTACAAAAATGGCGTGGATGATTTTATTAAATTTGCATGTGATCATCTTGATCCTAGAGATGGAGGGCTAATAAGATGTCCATGTAACGATTGTGTAAATAAGTACTTCAAGGATCCTAGTGCGGTGAAAGTTGATTTATACCTTAATGGTATTATGGAATGGTATACTAGATGGGATTTGCATGGGGAAAGGGATATGCCTCGAGGTGATACCAATACAAGTTCTCATAATATTCATTATAATGATGAGGATATGTATGATGCTCGTGATATGCTAAGAGATTTTGCAGATGCAAATcgacattttgagaattttgtgGAAGAACCAAATACAAAAGCAAAAGAATTTTACGAGATGGTGGAGAATGCTTCTGAGCCAATATATCCAAACAATCCGAATTTCACAACATTGTCATTTGTTAACAAGCTACTTCATTGGAAACACAAGCATAATTGTACTAATAGTGGCTTTGATGAGTTGATTCACCTTATTGGATCGGTATTGCCCGTTGATCATAAATTGCCTCGGAACTACTATGACGTGCGAAAGATGATAAGAGGATTGCATATGgaatatgaaaaaattgatgCTTGCGAGAATGATTGCATGTTATTTTACAAAGAAAATAGAAACAAGACACATTGTGATATATGCACTACAAGTCGATACAAGGAGCAAAAGGATCCAAAGAAAAATAAAATCCCACGAAAGATCTTGCGATACTTTCCTCTTACCCAAAGGTTGCAGCGTTTATTCATGAATAAGAAGACTGCAGAAGATATGAGGTGGCACCACAATAGGGTCAAAGTTGATGGTCAATTATGTCATCCGGCGGATGGAGATGAGTGGAAACAATTTGATCGTAGATTTCCAAACTTTTCAAAAGAGATTCGGAATGTCAGACTTGGCCTCTCTAGTGATGGATTTGACCCTTTCCGTGATTCACACGCTAGGGAATATACTGTTTGGCctgtggttgtagtagtttacAACCTTCCTCCATCTATGTGCACGAAAGCTCCCTACATGTTTATGCCTCTTCTGATTCCTGGGCCGAATGATCCAACAAAAGATCTTCATGTTTACCTCCAACCATTGATTGATGAATTGAAAATATTATGGCGCACCGGAGCAGAAACTTATGATAGGTTTTCTTGTACAAATTTTATGATGAAGGCGGCATTAATGTGGACAATCAGTGACTTTCCTGCACTTGGAATGCTTAGTGGGTGGTCCACAAAGGGGAAGTTGGCATGTCATATTTGTATGGGACAAGTAAAAGCCAATCAACTAAAGCATGGTGGTAAGCCTAGTTTTTATGGAACTGCTCGATATTTCTTAGAACCGGATGACCCGTTGAGAAGGTTTACAAAGTTTGGAAGAACTGAAGCACATTCAGTTACATATCGTTATCCAGGATCACTAGTAAGGAGTCTTTGTGAGGATATGCAGTTTCCTCCTTCAGGAAAGACATCTTGGAGAAAACCGAGGGACTATGGTATGACACATAATTGGACTCACTTTTCTCCATTTTTTGAGCTTCCATATTGGGAGACACTCACTCTTCGTCACAACATTGATGTCATGCATACcgaaaaaaatgtttttgagaaCATATTTTTTACAATGATTGGTGACACTAAGAAAACGAAAGACAATAGAAAAGCAAGAGAAGATTGTAAAGAACTAGGTGTGCATCGTGAATTGTGGATTCAAGATGATGGTACAATGCCAAATGCCCCATATGTGCTTTCCAGGGATCAACTTCTTAAGTTGTTTAGATGGATTTACACACTTCAGCTTCCTGATGGGTACGCCTCTAATATATCCAGGTGTGTTAATTTCGAAACAAAATCTATTCACGGAATGAAGTCGCATGATTGTCATATTTTTATGCAAAAATTGTTGCCTATGATTTGTCGTGACTTACTACCTAGGCATGTAGCGGATGTTCTTATTGAGTTATCTAACTTCTTCCAAGATTTATGTTCTTCAACTCTAAAGTACGGTGATTTGGAAAAAATGGAGAAGGACATAGCGAGAATCATGTCAAAACTTGATGTCATGTACACTCCAAGTTTTTTTGATCCGATGGAGCATTTGCCACTACATTTGGCTACAGAGTGTAAATTGGGTGGCCCGTGTAATTTTCGATGGATGTATTTTGTTGAAAGATATTTGCACATTTTGAAGTTGAAAGTTAGAAACAAAGCTCGAGTCGAGGGTTCAATAGCCGAACGATATATTGAGGAGGAGGGTGTACACTTTTGCTCATTATACTTTGATTCTAAAATTGCAACCATGCATAATCGACTTCGTCGAAATGAGGCACCCCGACAATCTCATGATCCCAATTTGTTGGAAGTTTACACATATCCAACGCTACCCGGTCTACGGAATAGAGATAGAATCTTGAGTGATGATGAACATAGACTTGTAACGTACTATGTTCTTATCAACTCACCCGAGGTTGGAAAATATTTGCG GTTGGTGCAAAAACAATACCCGCACTACAATGATGCCGAAAAAGATCAATTTCAAAAAGATAATTTTTTGGATTGGTTCGAAAGAAGg GTACAAGATGATGGAGAGCTCAAGGAcaaatttatagatttaataagaGGTCCTATTTATAAAGTTGAATCTTATAAAACATGCAAGTGCAATGGTTATAAATTTGCTTGTGCAAATTCTAATGAGCTCACATCATCAAATTCCGGTGTAGTTGTAATTG GGACTTCTTACAAAGAAAGTCATGGAAATAATTACGGGAGACTACAAGAAGTTCTAAAGCTTCGATATCGCAATGGGCATGAAATTGTCGTCTTCAAATGTCATTGGTTTGATCATACAAGACATGTCAAAATTGATAGAAATCGGATGATAACCGTAGATGTTAAATCGAAGCTAAATGCCGAAGATGTGTTTGTGTTGGCTAGCCAAGCTCATCAAGTATATTATGCACCAAATATTGCAAATCCAAAGTCATCATGGTATACTATCCTAACAACAAAGAGCCGACAAGTCGATGAAAGCGTGACATCTAGAGaagaaaatatattcaatgatgaTGCTTTTCAAAATGAAGAATCAAATGCTTCATCTTCACATGTGGAAAGAGTGGTCGTTGATGATCcgataaatttctttattgactTGACAATGTTTGAAAATAATCATTTCGTGGATGACTATGAAGAAGAACAAAATGCGAGAAATAAAGAAAatcaaaatgaagacatgaacaTTGATGATGGAAGTGATAACGATGATTTGACATAG